A single region of the Betta splendens chromosome 12, fBetSpl5.4, whole genome shotgun sequence genome encodes:
- the smad2 gene encoding mothers against decapentaplegic homolog 2 isoform X2, whose translation MSSILPFTPPVVKRLLGWKKTPAGSGGAGGGIGGVGEQNGGGQEEKWCEKAVKSLVKKLKKTGQLDELEKAISTQNSNTKCVTIPSNCSDLWGLGSGHTIEQWDSAGMYGYPDHSRSLDGRLQVSHRKGLPHVIYCRLWRWPDLHSHHELRAIDSCQYAFNLKKDEVCVNPYHYQRVETPVLPPVLVPRHTEILTELPPLDDFTNSIPENTNFPAGIDPPNNYIPETPPPGYISEDGETSDQQMNQSSPAEMSPSTLSPVSHGLDLQPVTYSEPAFWCSIAYYELNQRVGETFHASQPSLTVDGFTDPSNSERFCLGLLSNVNRNATVEMTRRHIGRGVRLYYIGGEVFAECLSDSAIFVQSPNCNQRYGWHPATVCKIPPGCNLKIFNNQEFAALLAQSVNQGFEAVYQLTRMCTIRMSFVKGWGAEYRRQTVTSTPCWIELHLNGPLQWLDKVLTQMGSPSVRCSSMS comes from the exons ATGTCCTCCATCCTTCCCTTCACCCCCCCAGTAGTTAAACGCCTCCTGGGATGGAAGAAGACTCCAGCTGgaagtggaggagcaggaggtggcaTAGGAGGAGTAGGGGAGCAGAATGGAGGCGGGCAGGAGGAGAAGTGGTGTGAAAAAGCTGTGAAGAGCCTggtgaagaagctgaagaagaccGGGCAACTTGACGAGCTGGAGAAGGCGATCAGCACTCAGAACAGCAACACGAAGTGTGTCACCATACCCAG CAATTGCTCAGATCTGTGGGGTCTGGGCTCTGGCCACACGATAGAGCAGTGGGACTCTGCAGGCATGTATGGATACCCTGACCACAGCAG GTCACTGGATGGGCGTCTCCAGGTGTCCCATCGTAAGGGCCTGCCCCACGTCATCTACTGCCGCCTGTGGAGATGGCCCGACCTTCACAGTCACCATGAGCTGCGCGCTATCGACAGCTGCCAGTACGCCTTTAACCTCAAGAAGGATGAAGTGTGTGTCAATCCCTACCATTACCAGAGAGTGGAGACGCCTG TACTTCCCCCAGTGCTGGTACCACGTCATACAGAAATTCTGACAGAGCTTCCTCCTCTAGACGATTTTACAAACTCCATTCCTGAAAACACCAACTTCCCTGCTGGCATAGACCCACCTAATAACTACATACCAG agACTCCTCCTCCTGGATACATTAGCGAAGATGGAGAAACTAGTGaccagcagatgaatcaaa gTTCACCAGCAGAAATGTCACCAAGCACCCTCTCACCTGTCAGTCATGGCCTGG ACCTCCAGCCCGTCACATACAGTGAACCAGCCTTCTGGTGCTCCATAGCCTACTACGAGTTAAACCAGCGGGTTGGAGAGACCTTCCACGCATCGCAGCCGTCTCTCACAGTTGATGGCTTCACTGACCCCTCTAATTCTGAGCGGTTCTGTCTTGGGCTCCTCAGCAACGTTAACCGGAACGCAACTGTTGAAATGACACGGAGACATATAG GTCGAGGTGTGAGGTTGTATTACATTGGAGGGGAGGTGTTCGCAGAGTGCCTCAGCGATAGCGCCATCTTTGTCCAGAGTCCCAACTGCAACCAGCGATACGGCTGGCACCCTGCCACCGTCTGCAAGATACCACCAG gCTGTAACCTGAAGATCTTTAACAACCAGGAGTTTGCTGCACTGCTGGCCCAGTCAGTCAATCAGGGGTTTGAGGCGGTCTACCAACTTACCAGGATGTGCACAATCAGAATGAGCTTCGTCAAAGGCTGGGGAGCGGAATAcag ACGGCAGACTGTAACCAGCACTCCATGCTGGATAGAGCTGCACCTCAATGGCCCCCTCCAGTGGCTGGATAAGGTGCTGACCCAGATGGGTTCGCCCTCAGTTCGCTGCTCCAGTATGTCTTAA
- the smad2 gene encoding mothers against decapentaplegic homolog 2 isoform X1, which translates to MSSILPFTPPVVKRLLGWKKTPAGSGGAGGGIGGVGEQNGGGQEEKWCEKAVKSLVKKLKKTGQLDELEKAISTQNSNTKCVTIPSNCSDLWGLGSGHTIEQWDSAGMYGYPDHSRSLDGRLQVSHRKGLPHVIYCRLWRWPDLHSHHELRAIDSCQYAFNLKKDEVCVNPYHYQRVETPVLPPVLVPRHTEILTELPPLDDFTNSIPENTNFPAGIDPPNNYIPETPPPGYISEDGETSDQQMNQSMESGSPAEMSPSTLSPVSHGLDLQPVTYSEPAFWCSIAYYELNQRVGETFHASQPSLTVDGFTDPSNSERFCLGLLSNVNRNATVEMTRRHIGRGVRLYYIGGEVFAECLSDSAIFVQSPNCNQRYGWHPATVCKIPPGCNLKIFNNQEFAALLAQSVNQGFEAVYQLTRMCTIRMSFVKGWGAEYRRQTVTSTPCWIELHLNGPLQWLDKVLTQMGSPSVRCSSMS; encoded by the exons ATGTCCTCCATCCTTCCCTTCACCCCCCCAGTAGTTAAACGCCTCCTGGGATGGAAGAAGACTCCAGCTGgaagtggaggagcaggaggtggcaTAGGAGGAGTAGGGGAGCAGAATGGAGGCGGGCAGGAGGAGAAGTGGTGTGAAAAAGCTGTGAAGAGCCTggtgaagaagctgaagaagaccGGGCAACTTGACGAGCTGGAGAAGGCGATCAGCACTCAGAACAGCAACACGAAGTGTGTCACCATACCCAG CAATTGCTCAGATCTGTGGGGTCTGGGCTCTGGCCACACGATAGAGCAGTGGGACTCTGCAGGCATGTATGGATACCCTGACCACAGCAG GTCACTGGATGGGCGTCTCCAGGTGTCCCATCGTAAGGGCCTGCCCCACGTCATCTACTGCCGCCTGTGGAGATGGCCCGACCTTCACAGTCACCATGAGCTGCGCGCTATCGACAGCTGCCAGTACGCCTTTAACCTCAAGAAGGATGAAGTGTGTGTCAATCCCTACCATTACCAGAGAGTGGAGACGCCTG TACTTCCCCCAGTGCTGGTACCACGTCATACAGAAATTCTGACAGAGCTTCCTCCTCTAGACGATTTTACAAACTCCATTCCTGAAAACACCAACTTCCCTGCTGGCATAGACCCACCTAATAACTACATACCAG agACTCCTCCTCCTGGATACATTAGCGAAGATGGAGAAACTAGTGaccagcagatgaatcaaagtATGGAATCAG gTTCACCAGCAGAAATGTCACCAAGCACCCTCTCACCTGTCAGTCATGGCCTGG ACCTCCAGCCCGTCACATACAGTGAACCAGCCTTCTGGTGCTCCATAGCCTACTACGAGTTAAACCAGCGGGTTGGAGAGACCTTCCACGCATCGCAGCCGTCTCTCACAGTTGATGGCTTCACTGACCCCTCTAATTCTGAGCGGTTCTGTCTTGGGCTCCTCAGCAACGTTAACCGGAACGCAACTGTTGAAATGACACGGAGACATATAG GTCGAGGTGTGAGGTTGTATTACATTGGAGGGGAGGTGTTCGCAGAGTGCCTCAGCGATAGCGCCATCTTTGTCCAGAGTCCCAACTGCAACCAGCGATACGGCTGGCACCCTGCCACCGTCTGCAAGATACCACCAG gCTGTAACCTGAAGATCTTTAACAACCAGGAGTTTGCTGCACTGCTGGCCCAGTCAGTCAATCAGGGGTTTGAGGCGGTCTACCAACTTACCAGGATGTGCACAATCAGAATGAGCTTCGTCAAAGGCTGGGGAGCGGAATAcag ACGGCAGACTGTAACCAGCACTCCATGCTGGATAGAGCTGCACCTCAATGGCCCCCTCCAGTGGCTGGATAAGGTGCTGACCCAGATGGGTTCGCCCTCAGTTCGCTGCTCCAGTATGTCTTAA
- the smad2 gene encoding mothers against decapentaplegic homolog 2 isoform X3 codes for MSSILPFTPPVVKRLLGWKKTPAGSGGAGGGIGGVGEQNGGGQEEKWCEKAVKSLVKKLKKTGQLDELEKAISTQNSNTKCVTIPRSLDGRLQVSHRKGLPHVIYCRLWRWPDLHSHHELRAIDSCQYAFNLKKDEVCVNPYHYQRVETPVLPPVLVPRHTEILTELPPLDDFTNSIPENTNFPAGIDPPNNYIPETPPPGYISEDGETSDQQMNQSMESGSPAEMSPSTLSPVSHGLDLQPVTYSEPAFWCSIAYYELNQRVGETFHASQPSLTVDGFTDPSNSERFCLGLLSNVNRNATVEMTRRHIGRGVRLYYIGGEVFAECLSDSAIFVQSPNCNQRYGWHPATVCKIPPGCNLKIFNNQEFAALLAQSVNQGFEAVYQLTRMCTIRMSFVKGWGAEYRRQTVTSTPCWIELHLNGPLQWLDKVLTQMGSPSVRCSSMS; via the exons ATGTCCTCCATCCTTCCCTTCACCCCCCCAGTAGTTAAACGCCTCCTGGGATGGAAGAAGACTCCAGCTGgaagtggaggagcaggaggtggcaTAGGAGGAGTAGGGGAGCAGAATGGAGGCGGGCAGGAGGAGAAGTGGTGTGAAAAAGCTGTGAAGAGCCTggtgaagaagctgaagaagaccGGGCAACTTGACGAGCTGGAGAAGGCGATCAGCACTCAGAACAGCAACACGAAGTGTGTCACCATACCCAG GTCACTGGATGGGCGTCTCCAGGTGTCCCATCGTAAGGGCCTGCCCCACGTCATCTACTGCCGCCTGTGGAGATGGCCCGACCTTCACAGTCACCATGAGCTGCGCGCTATCGACAGCTGCCAGTACGCCTTTAACCTCAAGAAGGATGAAGTGTGTGTCAATCCCTACCATTACCAGAGAGTGGAGACGCCTG TACTTCCCCCAGTGCTGGTACCACGTCATACAGAAATTCTGACAGAGCTTCCTCCTCTAGACGATTTTACAAACTCCATTCCTGAAAACACCAACTTCCCTGCTGGCATAGACCCACCTAATAACTACATACCAG agACTCCTCCTCCTGGATACATTAGCGAAGATGGAGAAACTAGTGaccagcagatgaatcaaagtATGGAATCAG gTTCACCAGCAGAAATGTCACCAAGCACCCTCTCACCTGTCAGTCATGGCCTGG ACCTCCAGCCCGTCACATACAGTGAACCAGCCTTCTGGTGCTCCATAGCCTACTACGAGTTAAACCAGCGGGTTGGAGAGACCTTCCACGCATCGCAGCCGTCTCTCACAGTTGATGGCTTCACTGACCCCTCTAATTCTGAGCGGTTCTGTCTTGGGCTCCTCAGCAACGTTAACCGGAACGCAACTGTTGAAATGACACGGAGACATATAG GTCGAGGTGTGAGGTTGTATTACATTGGAGGGGAGGTGTTCGCAGAGTGCCTCAGCGATAGCGCCATCTTTGTCCAGAGTCCCAACTGCAACCAGCGATACGGCTGGCACCCTGCCACCGTCTGCAAGATACCACCAG gCTGTAACCTGAAGATCTTTAACAACCAGGAGTTTGCTGCACTGCTGGCCCAGTCAGTCAATCAGGGGTTTGAGGCGGTCTACCAACTTACCAGGATGTGCACAATCAGAATGAGCTTCGTCAAAGGCTGGGGAGCGGAATAcag ACGGCAGACTGTAACCAGCACTCCATGCTGGATAGAGCTGCACCTCAATGGCCCCCTCCAGTGGCTGGATAAGGTGCTGACCCAGATGGGTTCGCCCTCAGTTCGCTGCTCCAGTATGTCTTAA
- the si:dkey-175m17.6 gene encoding N-acetyllactosaminide beta-1,3-N-acetylglucosaminyltransferase 2, with amino-acid sequence MGRFCKCNGRLLCMCMLPCMMTCHLLIYIAVSIFVTISYSPPKINLHYVAPGVTANSSALSSHPRGPFWNLRLEDSALWNQLQHVWDRRHNPLLRGNRTGLLKPNAKTPDAEDECVSDCESHKCSVPAMLDFSSLPEHMKAFVTAMHCREYPLLINQPSMCRRNNSSADLDTPMLLIAVKSQVGNFENRQAIRETWGRAGFVKGETSRKGGLVRTVFLLGRQDSSTGPHPDLKNLLDLENQKYQDILQWDFRDSFFNLTLKDLLFWSWLQKHCPTAVFVFKGDDDVFVRTGALLDYLHKEWEEHSLWRAYTNESQMNLIVGDVINNAMPNREPSTKYYIPERFYQGVYPPYAGGGGVVYSGSLALRLKEVSAKVRLFPIDDVYLGMCLHKLGLSPRHHPGFLTFDLPAAERWNTCAYKSVLMVHRRSPKEMLALWKQLQDLSSQC; translated from the coding sequence ATGGGCAGATTCTGCAAATGCAATGGGAGACtgctgtgcatgtgcatgctGCCTTGTATGATGACCTGCCACCTTCTCATTTACATCGCCGTCTCCATATTCGTCACCATCTCCTACTCTCCCCCCAAGATAAACCTCCACTATGTCGCCCCGGGGGTCACCGCTAACTCCTCCGCGTTGTCCTCGCACCCGCGTGGACCCTTCTGGAACCTGCGTCTCGAGGACAGTGCGCTGTGGAACCAGTTGCAGCACGTGTGGGACCGTCGGCACAACCCGTTACTGCGCGGAAACCGAACCGGGCTGTTAAAGCCAAACGCCAAGACTCCAGACGCCGAGGATGAATGTGTGTCCGACTGTGAGTCACACAAGTGTTCAGTCCCTGCGATGCTGGATTTCAGCAGCCTCCCTGAGCACATGAAGGCATTTGTCACGGCCATGCACTGCAGGGAGTACCCGCTGCTCATCAATCAACCATCTATGTGCAGGAGGAACAACAGCAGCGCAGACCTGGACACCCCCATGCTCCTCATCGCAGTCAAATCCCAGGTGGGGAACTTTGAGAACCGACAGGCCATCCGCGAAACGTGGGGCCGCGCTGGGTTTGTGAAGGGGGAAACCAGTAGGAAGGGGGGCCTGGTGCGCACAGTGTTTCTACTGGGGAGGCAGGATTCGAGCACGGGCCCCCACCCAGACCTGAAGAACCTCCTGGACCTGGAAAACCAGAAGTATCAGGACATCCTGCAGTGGGATTTCAGAGACTCCTTCTTCAACCTGACCCTCAAAGACTTGCTGTTCTGGAGTTGGCTCCAGAAACACTGTCCCACCGCCGTCTTCGTGTTCAAGGGCGACGACGACGTCTTCGTGCGGACGGGGGCCCTGCTGGATTACCTGCACAAGGAGTGGGAGGAGCACAGCCTGTGGAGAGCCTATACAAATGAAAGCCAAATGAATCTGATTGTGGGGGATGTGATCAACAACGCGATGCCCAACCGCGAACCGTCCACTAAATACTACATCCCCGAGCGTTTCTACCAGGGCGTGTACCCCCCCTACGCCGGGGGGGGCGGCGTTGTGTACTCAGGCTCACTCGCACTGCGGTTGAAGGAGGTGTCGGCCAAGGTGCGCCTTTTCCCCATCGACGACGTGTACCTGGGCATGTGCCTGCACAAACTGGGCCTCTCGCCGAGGCACCACCCGGGGTTCCTGACCTTCGACCTCCCGGCGGCCGAGCGGTGGAACACCTGCGCGTACAAATCGGTCCTGATGGTGCACAGACGCAGCCCCAAGGAAATGCTGGCGTTGTGGAAGCAGCTCCAGGATCTGTCCAGTCAGTGCTGA